A single region of the Pararhodospirillum photometricum DSM 122 genome encodes:
- a CDS encoding GTP-binding protein, which produces MRLGIVAGPATTGKTSVIRHILARLARAGHKAAFLKIDVQYAEEDEQLAAEFGIPTRKIYSGELCPDHCNVMVLGDALAWAGKAGADLLLVETAGLCLRCSPYVDGGLGVVVLEATSGMNLPLKVGPMLSLADVAVVTKIDRVSQAEREVFRARIQDAAPNVAVREVNALHGIGIDPLVRRLLAWPEVSDKMLLRGNPPVGTCTICVGKKEIGWQAHFGVVRSLENQTFYRGE; this is translated from the coding sequence ATGAGACTGGGGATTGTGGCCGGCCCGGCGACCACGGGCAAAACCTCGGTGATCCGTCACATCTTGGCTCGGTTGGCCCGGGCGGGTCACAAGGCCGCCTTCTTGAAAATCGACGTGCAGTATGCCGAGGAGGACGAGCAACTCGCCGCCGAGTTCGGGATTCCGACCCGCAAGATATACTCGGGTGAGTTGTGTCCCGACCACTGTAACGTCATGGTGCTGGGCGATGCCCTGGCGTGGGCCGGCAAGGCCGGTGCCGACCTCTTGCTGGTCGAAACGGCCGGGCTGTGCCTGCGCTGTTCGCCTTATGTCGATGGAGGCTTGGGGGTGGTCGTCTTGGAGGCGACGTCGGGCATGAATCTGCCGCTTAAGGTCGGCCCCATGCTGTCGCTGGCCGACGTGGCCGTGGTGACCAAAATCGACCGAGTGTCCCAGGCGGAGCGCGAGGTGTTTCGCGCGCGAATCCAAGACGCCGCGCCCAACGTTGCGGTGCGCGAGGTCAACGCCCTGCACGGCATCGGCATCGATCCCCTGGTCCGCCGGCTGCTCGCGTGGCCCGAGGTGTCCGACAAAATGCTGCTGCGCGGCAACCCGCCGGTCGGGACGTGTACCATCTGTGTGGGCAAAAAGGAGATCGGGTGGCAAGCCCACTTCGGGGTCGTGCGGTCCTTGGAAAACCAGACGTTCTATCGCGGGGAGTAG
- a CDS encoding Dps family protein — translation MSSDLGINIGIPEDERKAIAEGLSRLLADTYTLYLKTHNFHWNVTGPMFNTLHLMFETQYNELALAVDTIAERIRALGEYAPGSYAQYASLTVIKEAAGVPAAEEMIRELARDQEAVARTARSVFPLAEKANDQPTADLLTQRMLTHEKTAWMLRSMAS, via the coding sequence ATGAGCAGCGATCTCGGAATCAACATCGGCATCCCCGAGGACGAGCGCAAGGCGATTGCCGAGGGCTTGTCCCGCCTGCTGGCTGACACGTACACCTTGTACCTGAAGACGCATAATTTCCACTGGAACGTCACCGGCCCGATGTTCAACACGCTGCACCTGATGTTCGAGACGCAGTACAACGAGTTGGCCCTGGCGGTCGATACCATTGCCGAGCGCATTCGTGCCCTGGGAGAATATGCGCCGGGCAGCTACGCGCAGTATGCGTCGCTGACCGTGATCAAGGAAGCGGCGGGGGTTCCGGCGGCCGAGGAAATGATTCGCGAACTGGCGCGCGACCAGGAGGCGGTGGCCCGCACCGCACGCTCGGTCTTTCCGCTGGCGGAAAAGGCCAACGACCAGCCCACGGCGGATCTGCTGACCCAGCGCATGCTGACCCACGAAAAGACGGCGTGGATGCTGCGCTCGATGGCGTCTTAA
- a CDS encoding glutathione S-transferase family protein — protein sequence MIDLYTSPTPNGRKVSILLEELGLPYTVHAVDLAKGEQRAEAFLALNTNGKIPVIVDGPVVLAESGAILVYLAEKTGSPLLPTDPVGRAAVWQSLMFQMSGLGPTWGQVYYFSMRAPEPNPAALERFLTEANRQTDVLEAHLSRTPWVAGEHYTIADIAFYPWIVLADRLGIPLETRPALRRWRDTLTARPAVTAGMAVPA from the coding sequence ATGATCGACCTGTACACGTCTCCCACCCCCAACGGCCGCAAGGTGTCGATTTTGCTGGAGGAACTGGGCCTGCCCTATACGGTCCATGCCGTGGATCTGGCCAAAGGCGAGCAACGCGCCGAGGCGTTCTTGGCCCTTAACACCAACGGCAAGATCCCGGTGATTGTCGATGGCCCGGTGGTGCTGGCGGAATCGGGCGCCATCTTGGTCTATCTGGCCGAAAAGACCGGCTCGCCCCTGCTGCCTACCGATCCCGTGGGCCGGGCGGCGGTGTGGCAAAGCCTGATGTTCCAGATGAGCGGCCTTGGCCCGACCTGGGGCCAAGTCTATTACTTCTCGATGCGCGCCCCCGAGCCCAACCCGGCCGCCCTGGAGCGCTTCTTGACCGAGGCCAACCGCCAGACCGATGTGCTGGAGGCGCACCTGAGCCGCACGCCCTGGGTGGCCGGGGAGCACTACACCATCGCCGACATCGCGTTTTATCCGTGGATCGTTCTGGCCGACCGCCTGGGCATTCCCCTGGAAACGCGCCCTGCCTTGCGGCGCTGGCGCGACACCCTGACCGCCCGCCCGGCCGTGACCGCCGGCATGGCCGTCCCCGCCTAA
- a CDS encoding (Fe-S)-binding protein has protein sequence MSDTLAPPTLPGLDCGVCGYRTCHDLSQALDTRPDLLKRCLPLSSARLDREALVACGGCKSPSAPVAVGPLPPEPACGETDPLWRDSLGRPFDFFLEHLPEDPGPREVILPHNPLLTRELEIQVGDLLIGRPLGMSCGCPITHCGVVREVDRRTGVIVWCVTGPLGAREKGFKDLGYYIAEAYEGLIPEARVPLAIGMRYFFQPRLCMLQWRHSGLINYLNKTPEGVRVRLEGLWIG, from the coding sequence ATGAGCGATACCCTGGCGCCGCCGACGCTGCCTGGCCTGGATTGTGGGGTTTGTGGCTATCGAACGTGTCATGACCTGTCGCAGGCTTTGGACACCCGTCCCGATCTGCTCAAGCGGTGCCTTCCTCTTTCAAGCGCGCGCCTGGACCGGGAAGCGTTGGTGGCGTGCGGCGGATGCAAGAGCCCGAGCGCCCCTGTTGCCGTGGGCCCCCTCCCGCCCGAGCCCGCTTGCGGGGAGACGGATCCGCTGTGGCGCGATTCCTTGGGCCGGCCTTTCGACTTCTTCTTGGAGCACCTGCCCGAGGATCCTGGACCGCGCGAGGTCATCTTGCCCCATAACCCCCTGTTGACCCGGGAACTGGAGATCCAGGTCGGCGATCTGTTGATCGGCCGCCCCTTGGGCATGTCCTGCGGCTGCCCCATCACCCATTGCGGCGTGGTGCGGGAGGTGGATCGCCGCACCGGTGTGATCGTCTGGTGTGTGACCGGCCCTCTGGGAGCGCGCGAAAAGGGCTTTAAGGATCTGGGCTACTACATCGCCGAGGCTTACGAAGGCCTGATCCCCGAGGCCCGGGTCCCGCTCGCCATTGGCATGAGGTACTTTTTTCAGCCCCGGCTGTGCATGCTGCAATGGCGCCACAGTGGTCTGATCAACTATCTCAACAAAACCCCGGAAGGGGTGCGCGTCCGCTTGGAAGGGTTGTGGATCGGCTGA
- a CDS encoding LysR substrate-binding domain-containing protein, whose translation MKPLPTLRQLRYLVAVSETRHFGRAADACAVTQSTLSAGVQELETLLGVRLIERRSRRQVVFTPLGEELVTRARGLLADAEALVDAAQAGTRPLTGDLHLGVIPTIGPYLLPRLVPSLRTAYPGLKLYLREETSASLLARLHAGRLDVALMALPYAIGDLPRQELISEPVVLALPEGHPLAGLPEIPLEALAEETLLMLEDGHCLREHAMEACRLTRSRQNEAFQATGLATLARMVAGGVGLTLIPALAVPEEARGGSGITVRPVAGASSARTLALLWRPGSPRARDYSLLAAAIERTARAVLDEAARRIDQLCAQAGPGEAGLAFAGSFSGRDFP comes from the coding sequence ATGAAACCCCTGCCCACCCTGCGACAGCTTCGCTACCTCGTTGCGGTCAGCGAAACCCGCCATTTCGGACGTGCCGCCGACGCCTGTGCGGTCACCCAATCCACCCTGTCCGCCGGGGTCCAGGAGTTGGAGACCTTGCTCGGGGTGCGGCTGATCGAACGGCGCAGCCGCCGCCAAGTCGTCTTCACCCCCTTGGGCGAGGAGTTGGTGACGCGGGCACGCGGGCTGCTGGCCGACGCCGAAGCCCTGGTGGACGCGGCCCAGGCCGGCACGCGTCCCCTGACCGGCGACTTGCATCTCGGGGTGATCCCGACCATTGGCCCCTACCTGCTGCCGCGCCTCGTGCCTTCGCTGCGCACGGCCTATCCGGGGCTTAAACTGTATTTGCGTGAGGAAACCTCGGCCAGCTTGCTTGCTCGCTTGCATGCCGGGCGCCTTGATGTCGCCCTGATGGCCTTGCCCTATGCCATTGGCGACCTGCCGCGCCAAGAGTTGATCAGCGAACCCGTGGTGCTGGCCTTGCCCGAGGGCCATCCCCTGGCCGGGCTGCCCGAGATCCCCCTGGAGGCCCTGGCCGAGGAGACCCTCTTGATGCTCGAAGACGGCCATTGCCTGCGCGAGCATGCCATGGAAGCCTGCCGCCTGACCCGCTCGCGCCAGAACGAAGCCTTCCAGGCCACGGGGCTCGCCACCTTGGCGCGCATGGTGGCGGGCGGGGTGGGCTTGACCCTGATCCCGGCCCTGGCCGTGCCCGAGGAGGCGCGGGGCGGCTCGGGCATCACGGTGCGGCCGGTGGCCGGGGCCAGCAGTGCGCGCACCTTGGCGCTCCTGTGGCGCCCCGGGTCGCCGCGGGCACGGGATTACAGCTTACTGGCGGCGGCCATCGAGCGCACCGCTCGCGCCGTTCTTGACGAGGCCGCCCGGCGGATTGACCAGTTGTGTGCCCAGGCCGGTCCCGGTGAGGCGGGGCTGGCGTTTGCGGGCTCTTTCTCTGGAAGGGACTTTCCATGA
- a CDS encoding YcjF family protein yields the protein MNETQEGGVTPGGTSGAAPTPPPEPDAPEPDAPEPDTVVSGVPAPLTPSPHVVDRVIKNHVMAAVAAGVVPVPGVDLAAAVGIQIALIRRLSALHGRPFSQNAGKAVVTALTGGAAGVGSGRLAASALKLIPGVGWGVGFVTVPVMNGAATYAVGKVVDRHYREGGALLDLSADAVRDTYAEAVRAGKDLSRRALDTLRRKKKGPTAEDEAGSAA from the coding sequence ATGAACGAGACTCAAGAGGGAGGGGTCACCCCCGGCGGCACTTCCGGTGCTGCGCCGACGCCTCCTCCCGAGCCCGACGCCCCCGAGCCTGATGCCCCCGAGCCCGACACCGTTGTTTCGGGGGTGCCGGCGCCGCTGACCCCCAGCCCCCACGTGGTGGACCGGGTCATCAAAAACCATGTGATGGCCGCCGTCGCCGCCGGGGTTGTGCCTGTGCCGGGCGTCGATCTCGCCGCCGCGGTGGGCATCCAGATCGCCCTCATCCGCCGTCTGTCCGCCCTCCATGGCCGTCCCTTCTCCCAAAACGCCGGCAAGGCCGTGGTCACCGCCCTGACCGGTGGGGCGGCTGGGGTGGGGTCCGGGCGGTTGGCCGCCAGCGCCCTTAAACTGATTCCCGGTGTCGGGTGGGGGGTCGGTTTTGTGACCGTGCCGGTCATGAACGGCGCGGCCACCTATGCCGTGGGCAAGGTCGTCGATCGGCATTACCGCGAGGGCGGCGCCTTGCTTGACTTGAGCGCCGACGCGGTGCGCGACACCTATGCCGAGGCGGTGCGCGCGGGGAAGGATCTGTCCCGGCGTGCGCTCGACACGTTGCGGCGCAAGAAAAAGGGGCCGACGGCCGAAGACGAGGCCGGGTCGGCGGCCTGA
- a CDS encoding bile acid:sodium symporter family protein: MAPREVGRGMAHWRLQLLVILCTYGVFPLLGLGIAALGFGLAPPLVIGFLYLCVLPSTVQSSIAFTSMAGGNVPAALTAATVSNLLGVVATPVLTGVLLGGAGGGISLGALEAIALQVLLPFGLGQLARPWLAGWVGRHRRLTTLVDRGAILLVVYAAFSEGMTQGVWARMSWGDFGIMAGLDLALLGIVMAVSLGLGRWAGFDRADRLTLFFCGSKKSMATGLPMAGVLFAGQAVPLIVLPLMLFHQIQLMVCAILAQRWSRDPRD; this comes from the coding sequence TTGGCACCGCGTGAGGTGGGGCGCGGCATGGCCCACTGGCGGCTTCAGCTTTTGGTCATACTATGCACGTATGGCGTGTTTCCCCTGCTCGGCCTGGGGATCGCCGCCCTGGGTTTTGGTCTCGCGCCACCCCTGGTGATCGGATTTCTCTACCTGTGTGTGCTCCCCTCGACGGTCCAATCGTCCATCGCCTTCACCAGCATGGCCGGCGGCAATGTCCCGGCCGCCCTCACCGCCGCCACGGTGTCGAACCTTCTGGGCGTGGTCGCGACCCCGGTGTTGACGGGCGTACTGCTGGGCGGTGCCGGCGGCGGGATCTCGCTGGGGGCGCTTGAAGCCATTGCCCTTCAAGTCCTGCTGCCCTTCGGCTTAGGGCAACTCGCTCGCCCTTGGCTGGCCGGCTGGGTTGGGCGTCACCGTCGCCTGACCACCTTGGTTGATCGTGGTGCGATTTTGTTGGTGGTTTATGCCGCCTTTAGCGAGGGCATGACCCAAGGGGTTTGGGCGCGGATGTCGTGGGGGGATTTTGGGATCATGGCGGGCCTGGACTTGGCGCTGCTGGGCATCGTGATGGCCGTCAGCCTGGGGCTCGGCCGTTGGGCCGGCTTTGATCGGGCCGATCGTCTGACGCTGTTCTTTTGTGGGTCCAAAAAGAGCATGGCCACCGGCCTCCCCATGGCGGGGGTCCTGTTCGCCGGCCAGGCCGTGCCGCTGATTGTCTTGCCCTTGATGCTGTTTCACCAGATCCAGTTGATGGTCTGTGCCATACTGGCCCAGCGTTGGAGCCGGGATCCGCGAGACTAG
- a CDS encoding cysteine desulfurase family protein, which produces MIYLDNAATTPVDPRVAEVMAATQRTYPGNPSSLHAAGRAARAALEDARAQVAALLGTEPETVVFTSGGTEANTLALLGVFEALPPGSHHLVTSEIEHPSVLAPAARLERQGVRVTRLRPGPEGWIDPDTLARALRPDTRLVSLMAANNVTGVVQPLDALAKITQARGILLHTDAVQAVGKIPLDLQRLPIDLLSLSGHKLHGPKGVGALIVRSGVRLAPQMLGGGQERGLRSGTENTPALVGLGLAAALAHREGPDDAVRLVALREHLLEGLETRVPQVYVIGDRWRRLPGHLCLGFAGQEGEAIKVLLALDEAGIAASSGSACSAQRAAEPSAILSAMGFDPLKARGALRLTLGRFTSAAEIERVLSVLPSVVQTLRPLTSGV; this is translated from the coding sequence ATGATCTACCTCGACAACGCCGCCACCACCCCCGTTGATCCCCGCGTTGCCGAGGTCATGGCGGCCACGCAGCGGACGTATCCGGGCAACCCCTCCAGCCTGCACGCCGCCGGTCGGGCCGCCCGGGCCGCCTTGGAGGACGCCCGGGCCCAGGTCGCGGCCTTGCTGGGCACCGAGCCCGAGACCGTGGTCTTCACCAGCGGCGGCACCGAGGCCAACACCTTGGCCCTTCTGGGCGTTTTCGAGGCCCTGCCCCCGGGGTCCCATCATCTGGTGACCAGCGAGATCGAGCATCCCTCGGTCCTGGCGCCGGCGGCGCGGCTGGAACGCCAGGGGGTGCGGGTCACCCGCCTGCGCCCCGGCCCCGAGGGGTGGATCGATCCCGATACCCTGGCCCGCGCCCTTCGGCCCGATACCCGGCTGGTCTCCCTCATGGCCGCCAACAACGTGACCGGCGTGGTGCAGCCCCTCGACGCCTTGGCCAAGATCACCCAGGCGCGCGGCATCTTGTTGCATACCGATGCCGTTCAGGCCGTGGGCAAGATTCCCTTGGACCTTCAGCGCCTGCCGATCGATCTGCTGTCCTTGTCGGGGCACAAGCTGCACGGCCCCAAAGGGGTGGGGGCTCTCATCGTGCGCTCGGGGGTTCGGCTGGCCCCCCAGATGCTGGGCGGGGGGCAGGAACGGGGGCTGCGCTCGGGCACCGAGAACACCCCGGCCCTGGTCGGGCTCGGGCTTGCCGCCGCCTTGGCCCACCGCGAGGGCCCCGACGATGCCGTGCGCTTGGTTGCCTTGCGCGAGCACCTGCTGGAGGGGCTCGAAACCCGCGTGCCCCAGGTCTACGTCATCGGCGACCGCTGGCGCCGTCTGCCCGGGCATCTGTGCTTGGGATTTGCGGGGCAGGAGGGGGAAGCCATCAAGGTGTTGCTGGCCCTTGATGAGGCTGGCATCGCCGCATCGTCGGGCAGCGCGTGCAGCGCCCAGCGTGCCGCCGAGCCCTCGGCCATCCTGAGCGCCATGGGGTTTGACCCCCTCAAAGCCCGCGGTGCCTTGCGCCTGACACTGGGACGCTTCACCAGCGCCGCCGAGATCGAGCGGGTCCTGAGCGTCCTTCCGAGCGTGGTGCAGACCTTGCGGCCCCTGACATCCGGGGTTTGA
- a CDS encoding NUDIX hydrolase, producing MMEESPFPEAPCTTEVSNEGYFSTEQGTARVRPVFERKIPAGDDRERLVCGTCGFIVYDNPRIIVGAVCTWEDRVLLARRAIEPRRGYWTVPAGFMELRETTEEGAAREVREETGARVRIVDLLALYNLTHISQVHLIYRAEMMDPHHAPGQESLETALVAWSDIPWDDLAYPTVSWALRDHAQRIGLSNFAPAGRPNGSP from the coding sequence ATGATGGAGGAGTCCCCGTTCCCCGAGGCGCCCTGCACCACCGAAGTCTCGAACGAGGGCTACTTTTCAACCGAACAGGGCACGGCACGGGTTCGCCCGGTTTTCGAGCGTAAGATCCCCGCTGGCGACGACCGGGAGCGTCTTGTGTGCGGAACCTGTGGGTTTATCGTTTACGACAATCCCCGCATCATCGTCGGCGCCGTCTGCACCTGGGAAGACCGGGTGCTTTTGGCGCGACGGGCCATTGAGCCCCGCCGAGGCTACTGGACGGTGCCAGCCGGCTTCATGGAACTGCGCGAAACGACAGAGGAAGGCGCCGCCCGCGAAGTGCGCGAGGAAACCGGGGCGCGGGTGCGCATTGTCGATCTCTTGGCCTTATACAACCTCACACATATCAGCCAGGTCCACCTGATCTATCGCGCCGAGATGATGGACCCCCACCATGCCCCGGGCCAGGAAAGCCTGGAGACGGCCCTGGTGGCGTGGTCCGACATCCCGTGGGATGATCTGGCCTATCCCACGGTCTCCTGGGCGTTGCGCGACCACGCCCAACGGATCGGGCTCTCCAACTTTGCCCCGGCCGGACGCCCCAACGGATCCCCATGA
- a CDS encoding ATP-binding cassette domain-containing protein: MVSQISILAGHGRDGQPDARPRLDLAMGEIISVVGRTGSGKTTLINDIELFADGDTPTGRRLLFDGRPVSVEDRDDPARNPIALITQHTTFLSDLPVDEFLTTHARIRARSLAAAADVVAETLEFANQLTGEPILPSVRMTELSGGQTRALLIADATVICDTPIVLLDEVENAGINRTRALELLRRRRRIFIFVTHDPRVALLSDRRLIMREGRIAEVLETDAEERRLAPAVSRLDDMLSHLRERLRDGQRVTLADLEAFS, translated from the coding sequence ATGGTTTCACAAATCTCCATTCTGGCCGGCCACGGCCGGGACGGCCAGCCCGACGCGCGGCCCCGGCTTGATCTGGCCATGGGCGAGATCATCAGCGTGGTCGGGCGCACTGGCTCGGGTAAAACCACCTTGATCAACGACATCGAGCTTTTTGCCGATGGCGATACCCCCACCGGGCGGCGTCTCTTGTTCGACGGTCGGCCCGTGAGTGTGGAGGACCGGGACGACCCGGCCCGCAACCCCATTGCCCTCATCACGCAGCACACGACGTTTCTGTCCGACCTGCCGGTGGATGAGTTCCTAACGACCCACGCCCGAATCCGGGCCCGCTCCTTGGCGGCGGCGGCCGATGTGGTGGCCGAAACGCTGGAGTTTGCCAACCAACTGACCGGGGAGCCCATCCTCCCTTCGGTGCGCATGACCGAGCTGTCGGGCGGGCAAACCCGGGCGCTGCTGATTGCCGACGCCACGGTCATTTGTGACACGCCCATCGTGCTGCTCGATGAAGTGGAAAACGCCGGCATCAACCGCACCCGGGCTCTTGAGCTGCTGCGCCGTCGCCGGCGGATTTTCATTTTTGTGACCCACGACCCCCGGGTGGCGTTGCTTTCGGATCGGCGCTTGATCATGCGCGAGGGGCGGATTGCCGAGGTGCTCGAGACCGACGCCGAGGAACGCCGCCTGGCTCCCGCCGTCAGCCGGCTGGACGACATGCTCTCGCACCTGCGCGAGCGCCTGCGCGACGGACAGCGCGTGACCCTGGCCGATCTGGAGGCTTTCTCATGA